In the genome of Phlebotomus papatasi isolate M1 chromosome 2, Ppap_2.1, whole genome shotgun sequence, one region contains:
- the LOC129802267 gene encoding mucin-2-like isoform X1, whose translation MNFSSHTPGLACWLLVCLGSVATVLGSDDIVCPEGRWMVTLPHEDCHQFHLCIFGRAVELKCPFGLYWDPIEGGCGRSVDVSCVKDIAARQEPPQPPIETTSFPPQPTIETTTPEEETETTDETETPGETDETPEETTVSEESPTPPFSTTGNTPTPPFSTTGATPTPPVSTTGAQPTPPVSTTPDGSETGTPPEVTTESTEETTTGVETGTPPEVTTSEPGTTGAETTTTTTTTTVVPTTTTGIPTGTPPEVTTSTGGTATPPEVTTPGVTQPPTTPGPPTCPPDGIHYFPDPQACNRFFLCQNGQLIHMMCAPGQIFDQTYLRCRHDGVCQLFGWLQD comes from the exons TGAAGGCAGATGGATGGTGACACTTCCACATGAGGATTGCCacca GTTCCATTTGTGTATCTTTGGGCGGGCAGTTGAATTGAAGTGTCCCTTTGGCCTCTACTGGGATCCCATTGAGGGTGGATGTGGACGCAGTGTAGATGTATCGTGTGTTAAAGACATCGCTGCACGACAAGAACCTCCACAGCCTCCCATTGAAACCACGTCTTTCCCACCGCAACCAACAATTGAAACAACAACTCCCGAAGAGGAAACTGAAACCACCGATGAAACTGAAACTCCAGGAGAAACTGATGAAACTCCCGAGGAAACTACCGTCAGTGAGGAATCACCCACTCCACCCTTCTCCACTACAG GAAATACACCTACTCCACCATTTTCCACAACCGGTGCCACGCCAACACCACCAGTATCCACTACCGGAGCTCAGCCTACTCCACCAGTGTCTACAACTCCTGATGGTAGTGAAACAGGAACACCACCAGAGGTAACCACGGAGAGCACAGAGGAGACAACCACTGGAGTAGAGACGGGTACTCCACCTGAGGTAACCACGTCTGAACCTGGTACAACAGGTGCAGAAACTACGACAACCACAACAACTACGACAGTAGTCCCAACAACCACCACGGGAATACCAACAGGAACTCCGCCAGAGGTTACAACAAGTACAGGAGGAACCGCAACTCCACCAGAGGTCACAACACCCGGTGTTACACAACCCCCAACAACACCAGGACCACCAACTTGTCCACCAGATGGCATCCACTACTTCCCTGATCCCCAGGCATGCAATCGTTTCTTCCTGTGCCAGAATGGCCAGTTGATCCACATGATGTGTGCTCCTGGGCAGATCTTCGATCAAACATATCTTCGTTGTCGTCACGACGGCGTTTGTCAGTTGTTTGGCTGGCTTCAAGATTAG
- the LOC129802267 gene encoding mucin-2-like isoform X2 produces MKRLACWLLVCLGSVATVLGSDDIVCPEGRWMVTLPHEDCHQFHLCIFGRAVELKCPFGLYWDPIEGGCGRSVDVSCVKDIAARQEPPQPPIETTSFPPQPTIETTTPEEETETTDETETPGETDETPEETTVSEESPTPPFSTTGNTPTPPFSTTGATPTPPVSTTGAQPTPPVSTTPDGSETGTPPEVTTESTEETTTGVETGTPPEVTTSEPGTTGAETTTTTTTTTVVPTTTTGIPTGTPPEVTTSTGGTATPPEVTTPGVTQPPTTPGPPTCPPDGIHYFPDPQACNRFFLCQNGQLIHMMCAPGQIFDQTYLRCRHDGVCQLFGWLQD; encoded by the exons TGAAGGCAGATGGATGGTGACACTTCCACATGAGGATTGCCacca GTTCCATTTGTGTATCTTTGGGCGGGCAGTTGAATTGAAGTGTCCCTTTGGCCTCTACTGGGATCCCATTGAGGGTGGATGTGGACGCAGTGTAGATGTATCGTGTGTTAAAGACATCGCTGCACGACAAGAACCTCCACAGCCTCCCATTGAAACCACGTCTTTCCCACCGCAACCAACAATTGAAACAACAACTCCCGAAGAGGAAACTGAAACCACCGATGAAACTGAAACTCCAGGAGAAACTGATGAAACTCCCGAGGAAACTACCGTCAGTGAGGAATCACCCACTCCACCCTTCTCCACTACAG GAAATACACCTACTCCACCATTTTCCACAACCGGTGCCACGCCAACACCACCAGTATCCACTACCGGAGCTCAGCCTACTCCACCAGTGTCTACAACTCCTGATGGTAGTGAAACAGGAACACCACCAGAGGTAACCACGGAGAGCACAGAGGAGACAACCACTGGAGTAGAGACGGGTACTCCACCTGAGGTAACCACGTCTGAACCTGGTACAACAGGTGCAGAAACTACGACAACCACAACAACTACGACAGTAGTCCCAACAACCACCACGGGAATACCAACAGGAACTCCGCCAGAGGTTACAACAAGTACAGGAGGAACCGCAACTCCACCAGAGGTCACAACACCCGGTGTTACACAACCCCCAACAACACCAGGACCACCAACTTGTCCACCAGATGGCATCCACTACTTCCCTGATCCCCAGGCATGCAATCGTTTCTTCCTGTGCCAGAATGGCCAGTTGATCCACATGATGTGTGCTCCTGGGCAGATCTTCGATCAAACATATCTTCGTTGTCGTCACGACGGCGTTTGTCAGTTGTTTGGCTGGCTTCAAGATTAG